The window ACCTGGTGGTTGGCCGGCAGGTTCGGGCTGGACGACAAGCTGCGTGCGCTGCTCGCCGCCGCGGTGTCGATCTGCGGGGTCAGCGCGGCCATCGCCGCCGCCGGCGCGGTCCGGGCCCGGCGGGAACAACTGGCGTACACCGCGAGCCTGGTCATCCTCTTCGCACTGCCGTCGATCTTCATCCTGCCGTGGCTCGCCGACGTGCTCGGACTCGAGGACGCGGTTGCCGGAGCCTGGATCGGTGGCAACATCGACACCACCGCGGCGGTCACCGCCGCCGGTGCGCTCGCCGGTGAGGAGGCGCTGCAGATCGCCTCCATCGTCAAGGTCACCCAGAACGCGCTGATGGGCGTCGTCGCCGTGGCACTCACCGCCTACTTCACCCTCCGGGTCGAGCGTCAACCGGGGGCGTCCCGCCCCGGGCTCGGTGAGCTCTGGCGGCGGTTCCCCAAGTTCGTACTCGGTTTCGTCGCCGCGTCGGTCATCGCCACCTGGTACCTCGACGGTGCCGGCGCGGACGGCAAGGCGGTCATCGGTGTCGTCAACGACCTGCGGGTCTGGTTCCTGATCCTGGCATTCGTCAGCATCGGCCTGGAATTCCGGGTCGCGACGCTGCGGGAGGCCGGTTGGCGGCCGATCGCCGTGTTCGCCAGCGCCACCGTGTTCAACCTGCTGCTGGCGCTGGGACTGGCGTCCCTGCTGTTCCGGGGCTTCAACGGCTGAGTGGGCACGGGGCCCGTCCGGCCCACCTACGGGCCCGGCGATCGGAGTGGGCCGATCGCCGGGCCGCGGCGTACCCGATGGGACGGGTGACCGACGACGGCGGCCTCAGTCGCCGGCGCGGTCCATGGCGAGTTGTTGGTCCCGGTCGGGGATGTCGGCGCCCAGGTTGTCGCCGGGTTGCTGTGGCTGGGCGGCCGGATCCGGGACCAGGTCGAGCGGGTGGGCCAGTTCGTCGCGGGGCATCCTCGCCAGGACGATCGCCAGTACGGCGATCACTGCCGGCAGCAGGCCGGCGATGGCGAAGGTGCTGCGCAGGCCGAGGGCGGCGCTCACCGGCCCGGCGATCGCCATGGAGAGCGGCATGAAGATCAGCGAGACGAAGAAGTCCAGGCTGGAGACCCGACCGAGCATGTGCGGTGGCACCCGACGCTGCAGCAGGGTGCCCCAGATGACCATCGGCGCGGAGAA of the Micromonospora sp. NBC_01796 genome contains:
- a CDS encoding YeiH family protein, with product MTADATRAPSGAPDTDAVTATENTSTPPSTSAAPAQPSEPTEKPSEPTDGGTTSVRSGTFWGWTALGLLVVLGLAALTRYLEQNVPVFFEDTALEDIAGAIEYPVYAILLGLLGNVLVTLFGLRDRIAAAFRTEFFIKTGLVLLGASINLSVIASAAGPAIVQAILLISGVFLFTWWLAGRFGLDDKLRALLAAAVSICGVSAAIAAAGAVRARREQLAYTASLVILFALPSIFILPWLADVLGLEDAVAGAWIGGNIDTTAAVTAAGALAGEEALQIASIVKVTQNALMGVVAVALTAYFTLRVERQPGASRPGLGELWRRFPKFVLGFVAASVIATWYLDGAGADGKAVIGVVNDLRVWFLILAFVSIGLEFRVATLREAGWRPIAVFASATVFNLLLALGLASLLFRGFNG